The sequence below is a genomic window from Thermoflavifilum sp..
CCAGACACGGAGTATTGGGGTTGTCCGGAGGATGTACCTGTTGTAGTTTCGGTAACCTTCCAGCTATAATATGTAGTTTGTGGAATATTAGCCAAACGCGCCTTCTCTTCTGCAGGCAAACGATAAGGCTCGCCGGGAACAACCGATGCACTGGCTACCTGACGGACAATATTTCCTCGATCATTTAATTGAAATACTTCCAACCGGTATTGTGCATCAGCAGGCGGCTCTCCTACCACATGCCAGCGGAAAGCAGGCACCTCATCTACGCTGCGAAATACCGCATGGGGCCGCGGTTGATCCAGAACAATCTGGAATCCCTGTTTCGCCTGTCGTTCATAGGTGACAGGAAATTCCACCACGGGTGGCGAGCTCTTCGTCTTAATCACCAGCCTTTCATTCTTTGGTTGCTCCACTCGAGGTGGTGAACTTTTGGTTTTAATGACCAGCGATAAGCCAATATGCCCCTCGAAAAAACCATGAGGTATGGCATAAGATTTCTCAACAAAAGGTGCAATTTGTGGATTACTCAGCTGATAACGAATTTCATCGGGCGATAAGTTGAAGTTCACTTTCGAAATATCCCTTTCTCTCACCTGAAATGTGTAGGGCTGTTGCCATATATAACCCGCTTCTGCATAAAACCCTATGGGCCCTCGTTGAAAAGGGAACCAGTGAAATCGGATATGACCCTGAGCGCCAAAGCGCAACTTGTGAAATCCAGCAGGGACTACATAATTCTGATACAACACACTTTGCCCGGGATCCCCCTGCTGAAATTGAGCCGGCTGGTTTTGCACCAGTGAAGGACCGATGTTTATGCCTGTATACCATTTTTCCCCACCCACGCGCCATTCAGGTGCAACATGCAACATATAAAGCGTCCAGTTTTTACGGGTATTTTCCGTAACCGCAAAACTGCTCACCTGTTGCTCATGACCATCCAGCAAGTGATGTGGAGTAAAAGACAATAGATTACCCTGAACATTAAGAGCCCAGGTTGATTTTTTTATTTGATTGCTCCTGGCCGCATCGGCTTTGGTAAGCTTCACATTTCTGGCAAAAGGAATAGAAACGCCAATTTCCGGTTGCCAGACGGTGGCTTTTTGCATGTCTGCTATGCCTATCGGATATCCAAGCGGCGTGAAATATGGTGTGATAAGGCTATTCGAAACAGAAGTACCTGGCTTCGCAATCACCATGCCCGTTTTGCTATCTTGTTTCGCAATGCCCTGCATGGTCGATTGTGCAGATACGAAAAGGGGAGTAACAAACAATAGATGATAAAGGCAGAAAAAAATACGGACATACACGTGCGGCCTGACATGAGTCTTCTTGTATAGTTTCATAGGCAATGATTATCCTGAAGAATAAAACCAGCTTAAATTTAGCTAAGCGCGTGTACCCTCAGATGTGCAACTGTACAACTGGCAAAAAATATTGTATATCCGGAAAATGATCGGCACATTCAGGAATGGAAAAGCATCTGAATGCAGTCAAAAAAGTGCTTTTTCTGTCTTCTGGACACAGGTAATCGAATCCCATTCGACATTTTCACTTCAACAGATAATCCCGTCGTATAACTGATGACATGGTAAAGGTTAATCAGGTATTGATGATGAATTCTGCAAAAAACAGATGAAGGAAGTTCCTGCTGAATCTTACCCAGTTGTTTACAGATAACTTGCTGACGGCCATCCAGGAGATATATTCGCGTATAATTACCCTGACTTTCGGCAAATACAATACGGTTTACATCCACTAATGCACTTACCTTACCATCATGTAATGTGAGTTTTAAATTTACATCAGTGAGAAATAAAGAAGATGATTTTTGAAGATTATGCTGTTTTCTCAACTGAATATGCTCAATTGCTCGACTAACACAGGAAATAAACTTATCGGTTTGTATGGGTTTGGTGAGATAACCAATCGCATGCACATCAAATGCACGAAGGGCATATTCCTGATAAGCTGTGATAAATATAACTTCCGAAATATCATGTGGAAGAGCCTCCAGAAAAGAGAAGCCATCCATCTCGGGTAGATGAATATCTAAAAACAACAAGTCGGGTATGAATTGCTTGAGCTGTACGAGTGCCGATCGAGGATCGGTATGTGTACCTATCACGCTTATTTCTGGAAAATAATCTTTCAGCATGGATTCAATCAGACGAATACTTCGAAATTCGTCGTCTATGATATAGCAATGGATGGCCGACATAAGGAAACGGTGTATTGAATGGGTATTTCGAAAATCGCTACGGTGAATGCCTGATCATCGCATGTTATGCGTTGCAAATCAAATCGAATATGATACCACTCCGCCCGTTTTCGGGTAATTTCCAGGCCCTTTCCCTTCATCGAACTTTCTTGCGGGGATATGCCCGGCCCATTGTCCATGACTTCTATTCGACAAATTTGTTCATGCATCGAAA
It includes:
- a CDS encoding LytTR family DNA-binding domain-containing protein: MSAIHCYIIDDEFRSIRLIESMLKDYFPEISVIGTHTDPRSALVQLKQFIPDLLFLDIHLPEMDGFSFLEALPHDISEVIFITAYQEYALRAFDVHAIGYLTKPIQTDKFISCVSRAIEHIQLRKQHNLQKSSSLFLTDVNLKLTLHDGKVSALVDVNRIVFAESQGNYTRIYLLDGRQQVICKQLGKIQQELPSSVFCRIHHQYLINLYHVISYTTGLSVEVKMSNGIRLPVSRRQKKHFFDCIQMLFHS